Proteins encoded in a region of the Planococcus shixiaomingii genome:
- a CDS encoding BMP family lipoprotein has protein sequence MTKRKFGLGLSLMLAAGTMLGACGSSEEGSSTGGSSEGGGGEEKNISAAMVTDVGGVDDKSFNQSAWEGLQQYGEENGLKKGDGGFDYLQSASDADYNTNLNNLIRRDFNVVFGIGFLMEGAVKEIAEQQPKAQLAIIDAVVEAPNVASVLFKEQEAAYLAGVAAALMTETKKVGFVGGMDIPVIERFEAGFLEGVAAVDDTIEVDVQYTGAFDKAELGKTTANRMYSGGADIVFHASGATGNGVFTEAKERKEADPEANIWVIGVDADQYDEGQVGDANVTLTSALKEVDQAVIDISNKAKDGKFPGGETVVYGLAEDGVGLADSRGAIPEDKMAKIEEFKEKIASGEIKVPETVE, from the coding sequence TTGACAAAACGTAAATTTGGTCTGGGCCTATCTTTAATGCTTGCTGCAGGAACTATGCTTGGTGCATGCGGCAGCAGTGAGGAAGGTTCTTCTACTGGTGGTTCTTCAGAAGGCGGCGGCGGAGAAGAAAAGAATATCTCTGCAGCGATGGTTACTGACGTCGGCGGCGTAGATGATAAATCATTTAACCAATCTGCTTGGGAAGGTTTACAGCAGTACGGGGAAGAAAACGGACTTAAAAAAGGAGATGGCGGTTTTGACTACCTCCAATCTGCTTCGGATGCTGATTACAACACGAACCTGAACAACTTGATCCGCCGAGACTTTAATGTTGTTTTCGGAATTGGTTTCTTGATGGAAGGCGCAGTTAAAGAAATCGCTGAACAGCAACCAAAAGCCCAACTTGCGATTATCGATGCAGTAGTTGAAGCTCCTAACGTTGCTAGCGTTTTGTTCAAAGAACAAGAAGCTGCTTACCTTGCGGGTGTAGCTGCGGCTTTGATGACAGAAACGAAAAAAGTTGGATTTGTCGGTGGGATGGACATTCCAGTAATCGAACGTTTTGAAGCAGGTTTCCTTGAAGGGGTTGCCGCTGTAGATGATACGATTGAAGTCGATGTACAATATACAGGTGCTTTTGATAAAGCGGAATTAGGTAAAACAACTGCGAACCGCATGTATTCTGGTGGAGCGGATATCGTGTTCCACGCTTCTGGCGCTACAGGCAACGGTGTTTTCACTGAAGCAAAAGAACGTAAAGAAGCAGATCCAGAGGCAAACATTTGGGTTATCGGCGTAGATGCTGACCAATACGATGAAGGTCAAGTCGGCGACGCGAACGTAACATTAACTTCAGCTTTAAAAGAAGTTGATCAAGCGGTAATCGATATTTCCAACAAAGCGAAAGACGGAAAATTCCCTGGCGGCGAAACTGTCGTTTACGGTTTAGCTGAAGATGGAGTCGGCCTTGCAGATTCGCGCGGAGCTATTCCAGAAGACAAAATGGCTAAAATTGAAGAATTCAAAGAAAAAATTGCAAGTGGCGAAATCAAAGTTCCAGAAACAGTAGAATAA
- a CDS encoding GntR family transcriptional regulator: MTIKSDHRALYLQVIDRMKQDIAAGVYKEKEKLPSEFELAKTLGVSRATLREALRLLEEDNIIIRRHGVGTFVNPKPVFSSGIEHLTSVSDMIRQAGMEPGAIYLSTSESICSEDDIKRFHCNADDTIITIERVRTANGVPVVYCIDKVPSGYLPENFLGRTESSIFSAIEESGVTHISHAVTFIDAIGYHEDASPILECDPETALLVLKQLHYDEDDQVVLYSKNYFKADKFSFHVVRKRV; the protein is encoded by the coding sequence ATGACAATTAAATCGGATCATCGTGCATTGTATCTTCAAGTGATCGATCGGATGAAGCAAGATATTGCTGCGGGGGTATACAAAGAAAAAGAGAAGTTGCCTTCAGAATTCGAATTGGCTAAAACACTTGGAGTCAGCCGCGCTACTTTGAGAGAAGCACTGCGGCTGCTGGAAGAAGACAATATCATTATACGGCGCCATGGAGTGGGAACCTTTGTTAATCCGAAACCTGTTTTTTCTTCAGGAATCGAGCACTTGACGAGTGTTTCCGACATGATTCGCCAAGCGGGAATGGAGCCAGGAGCTATTTATTTGAGCACCTCGGAATCCATTTGTTCTGAAGATGATATCAAGCGCTTTCATTGCAATGCCGATGATACTATTATTACGATTGAACGTGTCCGTACGGCAAATGGGGTACCGGTCGTGTATTGCATTGATAAAGTACCATCAGGCTACTTGCCGGAAAATTTTTTAGGGCGTACTGAAAGCTCTATCTTTTCGGCAATAGAAGAATCTGGAGTTACCCATATTTCTCATGCAGTCACGTTTATTGATGCAATCGGTTATCACGAAGATGCATCCCCGATACTGGAATGTGATCCGGAAACCGCATTACTGGTATTAAAACAGCTCCATTATGATGAAGACGATCAAGTGGTGCTTTATTCAAAGAACTATTTTAAAGCTGATAAATTCAGTTTTCATGTAGTTCGCAAACGTGTGTAA
- a CDS encoding FtsK/SpoIIIE family DNA translocase yields MSRAKTKNNTKAKAKPKAKKKQPMPMIAYEVIGLVLLGLTAVMAFQLGIIGKMFYNVAELLAGYLAFLVPITLLAVAIHVMIKRSWPRPKRKATTVGFFLLTGTLLICHLIWAAGSILPITSTNVLDETIRSTQLTGTVWESYTASGGGILGAVLYAFSHVLFATAGTWIIALILLSIGAIILTGKSAAPVIAEKIPSLKPIMLSAIDRFKSKKPKQKRIAGSRSKPVLDQSLEIDEELDDYEDDPLLVPVQEQHEEPIISAFTENVKQKRAEVEEEVVTGEVPTGEVPTGEVLPLGNGELPLMSTTEELENEEYQLPPINLLTLPPHSDQSGEYAGIQKNAKKLEKTFQSFGVRAKVTQVHLGPAVTKYEVLPDVGVKVSKIVSLHDDLALALAARDIRIEAPIPGKSAIGIEVPNSEVAIVSLREVLESEENDKPDKKLLFGLGRDVTGQAVMTELNKMPHLLVAGSTGSGKSVCINGIITSIIMRAKPHEVKMMMIDPKMVELNVYNGIPHLLAPVVTDPRKAAQALKKIVSEMERRYELFSHTGTRNIEGYNDYVQKFNEENEEKHPKLPFIVVIVDELADLMMVASSEVEDAITRLAQMARAAGIHLIIATQRPSVNVITGVIKANIPSRIAFAVSSSIDSRTILDMGGAEKLLGRGDMLFLGAGQSKPVRVQGAFLSDSEVEKIVDFCIEQQKAQYQEDMIPTDVEEVKIEDETDEIYDEAVQLVSEMQTASVSMLQRRFRVGYSRAARIIDQMEQRGVVGPYEGSKPRTVLVPKQEDY; encoded by the coding sequence ATGTCTCGTGCAAAGACAAAAAATAATACGAAAGCAAAAGCAAAGCCAAAGGCAAAAAAGAAACAGCCCATGCCAATGATTGCATATGAAGTGATTGGGCTTGTTTTACTCGGCTTAACCGCTGTTATGGCTTTTCAGCTTGGAATTATCGGCAAAATGTTTTACAATGTGGCCGAACTTTTAGCGGGATATCTAGCTTTTCTCGTGCCAATTACACTTTTGGCGGTTGCCATTCACGTGATGATAAAGCGCAGCTGGCCACGTCCAAAACGAAAAGCTACAACAGTTGGCTTCTTTTTATTGACGGGAACGTTGCTAATTTGCCATTTAATTTGGGCGGCAGGATCTATATTGCCGATCACATCAACAAATGTTCTAGATGAAACAATTCGATCAACACAACTTACCGGAACGGTATGGGAAAGTTATACAGCGAGCGGTGGCGGTATTTTGGGCGCAGTATTATACGCATTCTCCCATGTTTTATTTGCTACTGCAGGTACGTGGATTATCGCGCTTATTTTATTGTCAATCGGCGCCATTATCCTGACAGGGAAATCGGCAGCTCCTGTTATCGCAGAGAAAATACCGAGCTTGAAGCCGATTATGCTGTCGGCGATCGACCGTTTCAAATCGAAAAAACCTAAACAAAAAAGAATTGCAGGTTCCCGCAGCAAACCGGTACTTGACCAGTCGCTGGAAATCGATGAAGAGCTGGATGACTACGAAGACGATCCATTACTGGTACCGGTGCAGGAACAACACGAAGAACCGATCATTTCAGCGTTTACGGAAAACGTAAAACAGAAAAGAGCGGAAGTGGAAGAAGAAGTAGTGACCGGAGAAGTTCCGACTGGAGAAGTGCCGACCGGAGAAGTGCTGCCGCTTGGAAACGGCGAATTGCCTTTGATGTCTACAACGGAAGAATTAGAAAACGAAGAGTATCAGCTTCCTCCAATCAATTTGCTGACTCTTCCGCCGCACAGCGATCAAAGTGGTGAATACGCCGGCATTCAAAAGAACGCGAAAAAACTGGAGAAAACGTTCCAAAGTTTCGGCGTCCGGGCAAAAGTAACGCAAGTCCATCTTGGACCAGCTGTCACTAAATATGAAGTGTTGCCGGATGTAGGGGTGAAAGTCAGTAAAATTGTCAGTTTGCACGACGATTTGGCACTTGCTCTTGCAGCTCGGGATATCCGGATCGAAGCACCGATCCCAGGGAAGTCGGCTATCGGAATTGAAGTTCCGAACAGCGAAGTTGCAATAGTTTCGTTAAGAGAAGTGCTGGAGTCCGAAGAAAATGACAAGCCTGATAAGAAATTGCTGTTCGGTCTTGGCCGAGATGTTACTGGACAGGCAGTCATGACGGAACTTAACAAAATGCCCCATTTACTGGTGGCAGGTTCTACCGGGAGCGGGAAATCGGTATGCATCAACGGCATCATTACAAGCATCATCATGCGCGCAAAACCGCATGAAGTTAAAATGATGATGATCGACCCGAAAATGGTTGAGTTGAATGTTTACAACGGCATTCCGCATTTGCTGGCGCCGGTTGTTACCGATCCGCGAAAAGCGGCTCAAGCGCTGAAGAAAATCGTTTCAGAAATGGAACGGCGCTACGAATTGTTTTCTCATACAGGAACTCGGAATATTGAAGGCTATAACGACTATGTTCAGAAATTTAACGAAGAGAATGAAGAAAAACATCCGAAATTGCCATTTATCGTTGTCATTGTCGATGAATTGGCAGACTTGATGATGGTTGCTTCTAGTGAAGTCGAAGATGCTATCACGCGGTTGGCCCAAATGGCGCGGGCTGCAGGCATCCATTTGATCATTGCTACACAGCGGCCAAGTGTCAACGTTATCACCGGAGTCATCAAAGCAAATATTCCTTCGCGCATTGCTTTTGCGGTTTCATCTTCTATCGACTCCCGCACCATTTTGGATATGGGCGGAGCAGAAAAATTGTTAGGGCGCGGGGACATGCTTTTCCTGGGAGCAGGCCAGTCAAAACCGGTCCGTGTCCAAGGCGCGTTTTTATCCGATTCTGAAGTTGAGAAGATCGTTGATTTTTGTATAGAACAACAAAAAGCGCAATACCAAGAAGACATGATTCCGACTGATGTTGAAGAAGTGAAGATCGAAGATGAAACAGATGAAATTTACGATGAAGCGGTACAATTGGTTTCCGAAATGCAAACAGCTTCTGTCTCGATGCTGCAGCGCCGATTCCGCGTCGGCTATTCCCGGGCGGCAAGAATCATAGACCAAATGGAACAGCGCGGTGTAGTAGGACCATACGAGGGCAGTAAACCAAGAACGGTATTAGTACCTAAACAGGAAGATTATTAA
- a CDS encoding ribonuclease J, whose product MAKIKNELIRVIPLGGVGEIGKAMYVIEIDEDLFVVDSGLMFPEDEMFGVDIVIPDISYLEENKDRVKGIFLTHGHEDAIGSIAYLLKKIQAPVYGSKLTIALAKEHVKEQGPLKHVKFFEVTNKSRMNFDTTHVTFFHTTHSIPDALGIVFHTSEGAIVHTGEFKFDQSAKGSYKPDIAKMAKLGEDGVLMLMSDSTEAERPGHTTSEIVIADHLLTAFHAALGRILVSLYSSNFIRIQQVFDIAKATGKKVAVAGRSLESSYEVGLRLGYLTVDEETVISLKDLEKYRDDEVVIIVTGNQGEPLEALDKMVRKQHKDVKIKDTDTVLITFTPSPGMEVPMFQTMNKLAKAGANVLTSSKKVHVSGHGSQEDLKMMLNMMKPKYFIPIQGEYKMLIAHSKLAQQVGLHKSDIFIADKGDIVEYKNGKVRMSGRVTAGNILIDGIGIGDVGNIVLRDRKLLSQDGIFIVVVTLNRKEKKIASGPEMISRGFVYVRESEELMEESSQLVRKIVEKYVTKETFEWNNIKQEIRDALNSYLFQQTKRRPMIIPIIMEY is encoded by the coding sequence GTGGCTAAAATAAAAAATGAATTGATTAGAGTAATACCGTTAGGCGGCGTCGGTGAAATCGGCAAAGCAATGTACGTCATCGAAATTGATGAAGATTTATTTGTAGTGGACAGCGGATTGATGTTCCCGGAAGATGAAATGTTCGGGGTTGATATCGTTATTCCGGATATAAGCTATTTGGAAGAAAACAAGGACCGGGTCAAAGGAATCTTTTTGACGCATGGCCATGAAGATGCCATCGGTTCGATTGCATATTTATTGAAAAAAATTCAAGCGCCGGTTTATGGATCGAAATTGACCATTGCTTTAGCAAAAGAACATGTTAAAGAGCAAGGGCCGTTAAAGCATGTGAAGTTTTTTGAAGTGACGAACAAAAGCCGCATGAATTTTGACACTACACATGTGACGTTTTTCCATACAACGCACAGCATTCCAGATGCTCTGGGCATCGTGTTCCATACGTCGGAAGGGGCTATTGTCCATACAGGCGAGTTCAAATTCGATCAGTCGGCAAAAGGCAGCTACAAGCCGGATATCGCTAAAATGGCGAAATTGGGGGAAGACGGCGTTCTTATGTTGATGTCGGATTCCACGGAAGCAGAACGCCCAGGCCATACAACATCGGAAATTGTTATCGCCGATCATTTATTGACAGCGTTCCATGCCGCTTTAGGAAGAATACTTGTTTCTCTTTATTCTTCGAACTTCATCCGAATTCAGCAAGTTTTCGATATTGCTAAAGCGACGGGCAAGAAAGTTGCGGTTGCAGGCAGAAGTTTGGAAAGCAGCTATGAAGTTGGATTGCGGCTCGGTTATTTAACGGTTGATGAAGAAACTGTCATTTCTTTGAAAGACTTGGAGAAATACCGTGATGACGAAGTTGTCATCATTGTAACCGGCAACCAAGGCGAGCCGTTAGAAGCGCTCGACAAGATGGTCCGCAAACAGCATAAAGACGTAAAAATCAAAGATACAGATACCGTATTGATCACATTTACCCCATCACCTGGAATGGAAGTTCCGATGTTCCAGACGATGAACAAATTGGCGAAAGCTGGCGCGAATGTTCTGACGTCCAGCAAGAAAGTCCATGTTTCCGGACACGGGAGCCAAGAAGATTTGAAAATGATGTTGAATATGATGAAACCAAAGTATTTTATCCCCATCCAAGGTGAATACAAAATGTTGATCGCCCATTCAAAATTGGCACAGCAAGTCGGCTTGCACAAATCGGACATCTTTATAGCAGATAAAGGCGATATTGTGGAATATAAAAACGGCAAAGTGCGCATGAGCGGACGCGTCACAGCAGGCAATATCTTAATTGACGGAATCGGAATCGGAGATGTTGGAAACATTGTTTTGCGTGACCGTAAACTTCTTTCGCAAGATGGCATTTTCATCGTTGTTGTGACTTTGAACCGCAAAGAAAAGAAAATTGCATCGGGCCCTGAAATGATTTCCCGAGGATTTGTCTACGTCCGTGAATCAGAAGAGCTGATGGAAGAATCTTCTCAACTGGTCCGCAAAATTGTAGAAAAATATGTTACAAAAGAAACTTTTGAATGGAATAACATCAAGCAGGAAATTCGCGATGCATTAAATTCATATCTGTTCCAACAAACAAAACGCCGCCCGATGATCATCCCGATCATCATGGAATATTAA
- a CDS encoding aspartate-semialdehyde dehydrogenase produces MVKSYNVAIMGATGAVGQQMKEQLEKRNFPVRNIVFLASSRSAGQEITFKGETYTVQEAVPESFEGIDIALFSAGGSISEKFAPEAVKRGAVVIDNTSAFRMDKEVPLVVPEVNKADLRLHKGIIANPNCSTIQMVCALQPLKEQYGLSKVIVSTYQAVSGAGVNAINELKKQSADFDNAKHAEASVLPVKSADRHYPIAFNAIPQIDQFTDNGYTYEEMKMINETKKIMHDETLSVAATCVRLPVVTGHSESLYVELDGAPTVEEVRQAIANAPGVELMDDPSNQVYPMPLMAAGLDEVFVGRIRADLDNPRGFHLWVVSDNLVKGAALNSVQIAEALVGEQII; encoded by the coding sequence ATTGTGAAATCATATAATGTAGCGATTATGGGCGCCACAGGAGCTGTGGGCCAACAAATGAAAGAACAACTTGAAAAAAGAAACTTCCCGGTGAGAAATATTGTCTTTTTAGCATCCAGCCGTTCAGCTGGCCAAGAAATTACATTTAAAGGCGAGACCTATACAGTTCAAGAAGCAGTGCCAGAATCGTTTGAAGGCATAGATATCGCGTTATTCAGTGCCGGAGGCAGCATCTCCGAGAAGTTTGCTCCAGAAGCTGTTAAACGCGGTGCAGTCGTTATCGACAATACGAGCGCTTTCCGTATGGATAAAGAGGTGCCTCTTGTTGTGCCGGAAGTGAACAAAGCGGATCTTCGGTTACATAAAGGCATTATCGCAAACCCGAACTGTTCGACAATTCAAATGGTTTGCGCCTTGCAGCCGCTCAAAGAGCAATATGGATTATCGAAAGTCATTGTTTCAACTTACCAAGCGGTTTCCGGTGCAGGGGTAAATGCAATTAACGAGTTAAAAAAGCAAAGTGCCGATTTTGACAATGCCAAGCATGCAGAAGCTAGCGTATTGCCGGTAAAATCAGCTGACCGCCATTACCCGATTGCATTTAACGCCATACCGCAAATTGACCAATTCACGGACAATGGCTATACGTATGAAGAAATGAAAATGATCAACGAAACGAAAAAGATCATGCACGACGAAACTTTGTCAGTAGCTGCCACCTGCGTCCGCCTACCGGTCGTGACTGGGCATTCAGAGTCCTTGTATGTCGAACTTGATGGTGCACCGACAGTGGAAGAAGTGCGGCAAGCGATCGCCAATGCGCCAGGTGTGGAATTGATGGACGATCCGTCCAACCAAGTTTATCCGATGCCGCTGATGGCAGCCGGCTTGGATGAAGTGTTTGTCGGAAGAATCCGCGCTGATCTGGACAATCCGAGAGGGTTCCATTTATGGGTTGTTTCTGACAACCTGGTTAAAGGGGCCGCGCTCAATTCGGTGCAGATTGCTGAAGCGTTAGTTGGAGAACAGATTATATAA
- a CDS encoding M16 family metallopeptidase, whose amino-acid sequence MVTTYTCENGMRIVSEHIPHFRSVAVGVFVKAGSRDESPEENGITHFIEHMLFKGTEKRTAKQIAREFDRIGGDINAYTSKEYTCYYAKVLDHHAELAVQVIADMFFNSKMDPVEIDKERQVVLEEISMTEDMADDDVHEQLWKVMYPHHSIGAPILGTAETLPRFTREKIAEFMDRFYTPKNTVVSVAGNITPQLIKLIEALFGSFTKKESKKIYVLPDFSAGYSYKNKETEQGHLCLGYPGMSLTDPDIYNLSVLNNLLGGSMSSRLFQEIREERGLAYSIYSYHSAYSDHGTLAIYGGTADEQMPELQEVILQLLKTMRIQGLGTEEVLDSKEQLKGNLMLGLESTSSRMSRNGKQELMLGKHQDYDEIISLIDAVSIEKVESLMDLISGQPAISIIRSKEASS is encoded by the coding sequence GTGGTTACAACATATACTTGCGAAAATGGAATGCGCATCGTGTCCGAACATATCCCTCATTTTCGCTCGGTTGCTGTCGGCGTCTTTGTAAAAGCGGGCTCCCGCGATGAATCGCCCGAAGAAAACGGAATAACGCATTTTATTGAACATATGTTGTTCAAAGGAACTGAAAAGCGCACTGCCAAGCAGATTGCACGAGAATTCGACCGTATTGGCGGAGATATCAACGCTTATACGTCAAAAGAGTACACGTGTTATTACGCTAAAGTATTGGATCACCATGCCGAACTGGCAGTGCAAGTGATTGCCGATATGTTTTTCAATTCGAAAATGGATCCTGTTGAAATCGACAAAGAACGCCAAGTCGTTTTAGAAGAAATCAGCATGACCGAAGATATGGCAGACGATGATGTGCATGAGCAGTTATGGAAAGTCATGTATCCTCACCATTCGATTGGGGCTCCCATCTTAGGAACAGCAGAAACGCTTCCAAGATTTACAAGGGAAAAAATTGCGGAATTTATGGATCGGTTTTACACGCCGAAAAACACGGTCGTTTCTGTTGCCGGCAATATTACGCCCCAATTAATCAAATTGATCGAAGCTCTTTTTGGTTCGTTCACAAAAAAAGAAAGCAAAAAAATCTATGTGCTGCCTGATTTTTCTGCGGGTTATTCCTACAAGAACAAAGAAACTGAACAAGGCCATTTATGCTTAGGTTACCCAGGCATGTCGTTGACGGACCCGGATATTTACAACTTGTCAGTGCTGAACAACTTGCTAGGCGGTTCGATGTCATCGCGCCTTTTCCAGGAAATCCGGGAAGAACGCGGCTTGGCTTATTCGATCTACTCGTACCATTCCGCGTATTCAGATCATGGGACGTTGGCAATTTACGGCGGAACAGCTGATGAGCAGATGCCCGAACTGCAGGAAGTGATTCTGCAGTTGCTCAAAACCATGCGCATTCAAGGTTTGGGAACGGAAGAAGTGCTGGATTCCAAAGAACAGCTGAAAGGCAATTTGATGCTTGGCTTAGAAAGCACCAGCTCACGCATGAGCCGCAATGGCAAGCAGGAATTGATGCTCGGCAAGCACCAGGATTATGACGAAATCATATCGCTGATCGACGCGGTATCAATTGAAAAAGTAGAATCATTGATGGACTTGATCAGCGGGCAACCGGCTATCTCAATAATTCGTTCGAAAGAAGCTTCCTCTTGA
- the pnp gene encoding polyribonucleotide nucleotidyltransferase → MEQTKKVYTLDWAGRELQVEVGQLAKQANGAALIRYGDTAVLSTATASKTPKPIDFFPLTVNYEERLYAVGKIPGGFIKREGRPSEKATLISRLIDRPIRPLFPDGFRNEVQVISMVMSVDQDCPSEMAAMFGSSLALMISDIPFGGPIAGVIVGMIGDEFIINPTNEQMEQSTINLTVAGTKDAINMVEAGAKEVSEETILEAIMFGHEEIKKLIAFQEQIAAEVGKEKSAIQLYELDADLSETIKHAAEADLKAAVQVSEKQARSEAINAVKERVLVTYEDADEDIKKQANQILDKMVKEEVRRLITDEKIRPDGRTPSEIRALSSEVGILNRTHGSGLFTRGQTQAMSICTLGALGDVQIIDGLGIEESKRFMHHYNFPLFSVGETGFLRGPGRREIGHGALGERALEAVIPNEKDFPYTIRLVAEVLESNGSTSQASICASTLAMMDAGVPLTAPVAGIAMGLVKKGENYTVLSDIQGMEDHLGDMDFKVAGTAKGITALQMDIKIEGLSREILEEALTQAQIGRIHILESMLATISEPREQLSQYAPKIIMVKINPDKIRDVIGPGGKVINKIIDETGVKIDTEQDGTIFISSVDQTMNEKAKAMIENIVREAKVGEYYEGKVKRIEKFGAFVELFPGKDGLLHISEIQEERTKEVEDVLKLDDVLKVKVVEIDRQGRVNLSRKIVIKEEKEAAEKANQ, encoded by the coding sequence ATGGAGCAAACGAAAAAAGTTTATACACTTGATTGGGCAGGCCGTGAATTACAGGTCGAAGTCGGTCAATTGGCAAAACAAGCAAACGGAGCAGCATTAATCCGTTATGGCGATACGGCAGTACTTTCTACTGCAACGGCTTCAAAAACCCCAAAACCGATAGATTTTTTCCCGCTTACTGTGAACTACGAAGAACGTCTTTACGCAGTTGGTAAAATTCCTGGCGGCTTCATTAAACGCGAAGGGCGTCCGTCAGAAAAAGCGACATTAATCAGCCGCTTGATCGACCGTCCAATCCGTCCGTTATTCCCGGATGGTTTCCGCAACGAAGTGCAAGTTATTTCAATGGTAATGTCTGTTGATCAGGATTGCCCTTCTGAAATGGCTGCCATGTTCGGTTCTTCACTTGCTTTGATGATTTCCGATATTCCTTTCGGCGGTCCAATTGCAGGTGTTATTGTCGGCATGATCGGCGATGAGTTCATCATCAACCCAACCAACGAACAAATGGAACAAAGCACGATCAACTTGACCGTTGCCGGAACGAAAGACGCGATCAACATGGTAGAAGCAGGCGCTAAAGAAGTTTCTGAAGAAACGATTTTAGAAGCAATTATGTTCGGCCATGAAGAAATCAAAAAATTGATTGCGTTCCAAGAACAAATTGCTGCTGAAGTCGGCAAAGAAAAATCGGCAATCCAACTCTATGAATTGGATGCAGATCTTTCAGAAACGATCAAACACGCTGCTGAAGCAGATTTGAAAGCAGCCGTCCAAGTGAGTGAAAAGCAAGCACGCTCAGAAGCGATCAACGCTGTTAAAGAACGTGTATTGGTTACTTACGAAGATGCTGATGAAGATATTAAAAAACAGGCAAACCAAATTTTAGATAAAATGGTGAAAGAAGAAGTCCGCCGTTTGATCACGGATGAAAAAATCCGTCCGGATGGCCGTACTCCTTCTGAAATCCGTGCATTGTCATCTGAAGTCGGCATTTTGAACCGTACACACGGTTCAGGCTTGTTCACTCGCGGGCAAACCCAAGCGATGAGTATTTGTACGCTAGGCGCTCTTGGCGATGTGCAAATCATCGACGGCCTTGGAATCGAAGAATCCAAACGCTTTATGCACCATTACAACTTCCCGTTGTTCTCTGTAGGAGAAACTGGTTTCCTCCGCGGCCCAGGACGTCGCGAAATCGGTCACGGTGCTCTTGGTGAACGTGCGCTGGAAGCTGTTATTCCAAACGAAAAAGATTTCCCATATACCATCCGTTTAGTGGCTGAAGTATTGGAATCTAACGGATCTACTTCACAAGCAAGTATTTGCGCATCAACGTTAGCGATGATGGATGCAGGTGTGCCATTGACAGCGCCGGTTGCCGGTATTGCAATGGGCCTTGTGAAAAAAGGCGAAAACTACACGGTTTTATCTGATATTCAAGGCATGGAAGATCACCTTGGCGATATGGACTTTAAAGTGGCTGGTACGGCAAAAGGCATTACCGCACTTCAAATGGACATCAAAATTGAAGGTCTTTCCCGCGAAATTTTAGAAGAAGCTCTTACACAAGCTCAGATTGGCCGTATCCACATCTTGGAATCTATGTTGGCGACTATTTCTGAACCACGTGAGCAGTTATCTCAATATGCACCGAAAATCATCATGGTGAAGATCAACCCGGATAAGATCCGCGACGTAATCGGACCTGGCGGTAAAGTGATCAACAAAATCATCGATGAAACAGGCGTTAAAATCGATACAGAACAAGACGGCACCATCTTCATATCTTCTGTTGACCAGACAATGAACGAGAAAGCAAAAGCGATGATCGAAAACATTGTCCGCGAAGCAAAAGTTGGCGAATACTATGAAGGCAAAGTAAAACGAATTGAAAAATTCGGAGCGTTTGTCGAATTATTCCCAGGCAAAGATGGCCTTCTTCACATTTCAGAAATCCAGGAAGAACGGACAAAAGAAGTGGAAGACGTCTTGAAGCTGGATGACGTATTGAAAGTGAAAGTAGTTGAAATCGACCGTCAAGGCCGTGTCAACCTTTCCCGTAAAATTGTCATCAAAGAAGAAAAAGAAGCTGCTGAAAAAGCCAATCAATAA
- the rpsO gene encoding 30S ribosomal protein S15 yields the protein MAITQERKNELINEFKVHDTDTGSADIQIAILTEDINNLNEHLRTHKKDHHSRRGLFKMVGRRRNLLKYLRENDVQRYRELITKLGLRR from the coding sequence ATGGCAATCACTCAAGAGCGTAAAAATGAATTGATCAATGAATTCAAAGTGCATGACACAGATACTGGGTCTGCAGATATTCAAATCGCCATTCTTACAGAAGACATCAACAACTTGAACGAGCACTTGCGTACTCATAAGAAAGATCACCACTCACGTCGTGGCCTTTTCAAAATGGTAGGACGCCGTCGTAACTTGCTTAAATACTTGCGCGAGAACGATGTACAGCGCTACCGTGAGTTAATCACAAAACTAGGCTTGCGCCGATAA